One region of Vigna angularis cultivar LongXiaoDou No.4 chromosome 10, ASM1680809v1, whole genome shotgun sequence genomic DNA includes:
- the LOC108320069 gene encoding pentatricopeptide repeat-containing protein At5g65570, with product MNLYSSLIAQCAHTKSLTTLRAVHNKVIKSGFSYSFLGHKLIDGYIKCGSLAEARKLFDELTNRHIVTWNSMISSHINHGKCKEAVEFYGNMLVEGVLPDAYTFSAIYKAFSQLGLLRHGQRAHGLAVVLGLEVQDGFVASALVDMYAKFDKMRDAHSVFLRVLEKDVVLFTALIVGYAQHGLDGEALEVYEDMVYRGVKPNEYTLACILISCGNLGDLVNGQLIHGLVIKSGLESVASQTSLLTMYSRCNIVEDSIKVFNLLDYANQVTWTSFVVGLVQNGREETAVSIFREMIRCLIRPNPFTLSSILQACSSLAMLEVGEQMHAITMKLGLDGNKYTGAALINLYGKCGNVENARYVFDVLTELDVVAINSMIYAYAQNGFGHEALELFERMEKLGLVPNGVTFISILVACNNAGLVEEGCRIFSSIRNNHKIELTRDHFTCMIDLLGRSRRLEEAAMLIEEVRNPDVVLWRTLLNTCKIHGEVEMAEKVMRKILELAPEDGGTHILLSNLYASAGKWNQVIETKSTIRDMKLKKSPAMSWLDIDREVHTFMAGDLSHPRAHEIFEMLHGLIEKVKILGYNPDTRFVLQDLDEEKKMSSLYYHSEKLAIAFALWKTIGRTTTIRIFKNLRVCGDCHSWIKFVSLLTGRYIIARDAKRFHHFKGGLCSCKDYW from the coding sequence atgaatttatacTCTTCTCTTATTGCCCAATGCGCGCACACAAAATCGTTAACTACCCTCAGAGCAGTTCACAACAAAGTCATCAAATCCGGTTTCTCTTACTCATTCTTGGGCCACAAGCTCATTGATGGCTACATCAAATGCGGCAGCCTTGCTGAGGCACGCAAGTTGTTCGATGAATTGACCAACAGACACATAGTTACTTGGAATTCCATGATTTCTTCTCATATCAATCATGGGAAGTGCAAAGAAGCCGTTGAGTTCTATGGCAACATGCTTGTGGAGGGTGTTTTACCCGATGCCTACACCTTCTCTGCCATCTATAAGGCGTTTTCACAGTTGGGTCTCCTACGCCATGGCCAGAGGGCTCATGGGTTGGCTGTGGTTTTGGGTTTGGAGGTCCAGGATGGGTTTGTTGCTAGTGCCCTTGTTGATATGTATGCTAAGTTTGATAAAATGAGGGATGCCCATTCGGTTTTTCTCCGTGTTTTAGAGAAAGATGTTGTGTTGTTCACAGCATTGATTGTGGGTTATGCTCAACATGGTCTTGATGGGGAAGCTTTAGAGGTTTATGAGGACATGGTCTATAGAGGTGTTAAGCCTAATGAGTATACACTTGCTTGCATCTTGATAAGTTGTGGTAATCTAGGGGATTTAGTTAATGGTCAGTTGATCCATGGTCTTGTAATTAAATCTGGCCTGGAATCTGTGGCTTCACAGACTTCTCTCCTTACCATGTATTCAAGGTGCAACATAGTTGAGGATTCTATAAAGGTGTTTAATCTGCTTGATTATGCAAATCAGGTGACATGGACATCTTTTGTGGTGGGGCTTGTGCAAAATGGGAGAGAGGAGACTGCTGTGTCAATATTCAGGGAAATGATTCGTTGTTTGATAAGACCAAATCCTTTCACATTGTCGAGTATTCTTCAAGCATGTTCGAGCCTTGCAATGCTTGAAGTAGGGGAACAGATGCATGCCATTACCATGAAACTAGGATTAGATGGAAATAAGTATACAGGTGCAGCGCTGATTAATTTATACGGAAAATGTGGAAATGTAGAGAACGCAAGGTATGTTTTTGACGTTTTAACTGAGTTAGATGTAGTTGCTATCAATTCAATGATCTATGCTTATGCTCAAAATGGTTTCGGGCACGAAGCACTTGAGCTATTTGAAAGAATGGAAAAATTGGGACTTGTGCCAAATGGTGTGACATTTATTAGTATTCTGGTGGCATGCAACAATGCAGGTTTAGTTGAAGAAGGATGCCGAATATTTTCCTCCATTAGGAATAATCACAAAATTGAATTGACAAGAGACCATTTTACTTGTATGATTGATTTGCTAGGGCGATCAAGGAGACTTGAGGAGGCTGCAATGTTGATAGAGGAAGTGAGAAATCCAGATGTAGTACTATGGAGGACACTGCTAAACACATGTAAGATTCACGGAGAGGTAGAAATGGCAGAGAAAGTTATGAGAAAAATCCTTGAGCTTGCTCCTGAGGATGGGGGAACACATATCCTTTTGTCAAATCTTTATGCTTCTGCTGGGAAATGGAACCAGGTGATTGAGACGAAAAGCACAATAAGAGAtatgaaattgaagaaaagtCCTGCAATGAGTTGGCTTGATATTGATAGAGAGGTGCATACTTTTATGGCTGGAGATTTGTCTCACCCAAGAGCTCATGAGATTTTTGAAATGTTGCATGGATTAATAGAGAAGGTCAAAATTCTGGGTTATAATCCTGATACCAGATTTGTGTTGCAGGATTTggatgaagagaagaaaatgagttCTTTATATTATCATAGTGAAAAACTGGCAATAGCTTTTGCTTTATGGAAGACTATTGGTAGGACTACTACTATCAGGATTTTTAAGAATCTTAGAGTTTGTGGGGATTGCCACAGTTGgataaaatttgtttctttACTTACTGGGAGATATATTATTGCTAGAGATGCAAAGAGATTCCATCATTTTAAAGGAGGTTTATGTTCCTGTAAAGATTACTGGTGA
- the LOC108320061 gene encoding probable glycosyltransferase At5g03795, with amino-acid sequence MTGKQQSSFFSLRGSLLFLAILTLLSFTYLALRYSTPPPQVSKFSVTKLNDARGTGKEEECGGGGGGGEEEEELYSDTFHSPRVFKLNYEEMEKKFKVYIYPDGDPNTFYQTPRKLTGKYASEGYFFQNIRESHFRTENPDEAHLFFIPISCHKMRGKGTSYENMTIIVQNYVEGLISKYPYWNRTLGADHFFVTCHDVGVRATEGLELLVKNSIRAVCSPSYDVGFIPHKDVALPQVLQPFALPSGGNDVENRTQLGFWAGHRNSKIRVILARVWENDTELDISNNRISRATGHLVYQKRFYRSKFCICPGGSQVNSARIADSIHYGCIPVILSNYYDLPFNDILDWNKFAVVLKEKDVYQLKQILKNISDAEFVTLHYNLVKVQKHFQWNSPPITFDAFHMVMYDLWLRHHTIKY; translated from the exons ATGACGGGGAAGCAACAATCCTCGTTCTTCTCTCTGCGAGGTTCTCTCCTGTTCCTCGCAATCCTCACCCTTCTCTCCTTCACCTACCTCGCTCTCAGATACTCCACCCCGCCACCCCAG GTTTCCAAGTTCTCCGTCACGAAGCTCAACGACGCGCGGGGAACCGGGAAAGAAGAGGAgtgtggaggaggaggaggaggaggagaagaagaagaagaactgtATTCGGACACGTTTCACTCTCCGCGTGTGTTCAAGCTGAACTACGAGGAGATGGAGAAGAAGTTCAAGGTGTATATATACCCTGATGGGGATCCCAACACGTTCTACCAGACGCCGAGGAAGCTCACTGGGAAGTACGCCAGCGAGGGCTATTTCTTCCAGAACATCAGAGAGAGTCACTTCCGCACCGAAAACCCCGATGAGGCGCACCTCTTCTTCATCCCCATCTCGTGTCACAAGATGCGCGGCAAg GGCACGTCTTATGAGAACATGACGATCATAGTACAAAATTATGTGGAGGGCTTGATATCCAAATATCCTTATTGGAACAGAACCTTGGGTGCTGATCACTTCTTTGTCACTTGTCATGATGTTGGTGTGAGGGCAACGGAAGGTCTTGAGTTGCTTGTGAAAAATTCCATTCGAGCAGTCTGTTCCCCCAGCTATGATGTTGGATTTATTCCTCACAAAGATGTTGCTCTGCCTCAAGTGCTACAGCCTTTTGCTCTTCCTTCTGGGGGGAATGATGTAGAAAACAG GACTCAACTTGGATTTTGGGCTGGTCATCGTAACTCTAAAATTAGAGTTATTCTTGCACGTGTGTGGGAAAATGACACAGAACTTGATATTTCAAACAACAGAATTAGTAGGGCTACTGGGCATCTAGTGTACCAGAAGAGATTTTACAGGAGTAAATTTTGTATATGTCCTGGTGGATCCCAGGTCAATAGTGCTCGAATAGCAGACTCTATCCATTATGGGTGCATCCCTG TGATATTGTCAAATTACTATGACCTTCCTTTTAATGATATTCTTGACTGGAATAAATTTGCTGTGGTACTCAAAGAGAAAGATGTATACCAGCTTAAACAAATCCTCAAAAATATATCAGATGCCGAGTTTGTTACACTTCATTATAATTTGGTAAAG GTTCAGAAACATTTCCAATGGAATTCACCCCCAATCACATTTGATGCTTTCCATATGGTTATGTATGACCTCTGGTTACGCCATCACACGATCAAATACTGA